One stretch of Micromonospora echinospora DNA includes these proteins:
- a CDS encoding DUF6069 family protein, with protein MDEATPRSPVAARPTWSPATAPVWLVGVLATLAGAVAAEAFTLAARGFGVPMEAAGVWEEQAQAIPVGAIARSVVLWSIGGIVLAVVVARRARRPVRAFVTGTVAFTVLSLAAPAFARDTAVSTQLVLAGTHVIAGAVIISILAARLAASTPRR; from the coding sequence GTGGATGAGGCCACTCCCCGATCTCCCGTCGCGGCGCGGCCCACCTGGTCGCCGGCCACCGCTCCGGTGTGGCTGGTCGGCGTGCTGGCCACCCTCGCCGGGGCCGTGGCCGCGGAGGCGTTCACGCTCGCCGCCCGGGGTTTCGGCGTACCGATGGAGGCGGCCGGCGTCTGGGAGGAGCAGGCGCAGGCGATCCCGGTGGGGGCCATCGCCCGCAGCGTCGTGCTCTGGTCGATCGGCGGAATCGTCCTGGCGGTGGTCGTGGCGCGGCGGGCCCGGCGGCCCGTGCGCGCCTTCGTGACCGGCACCGTCGCGTTCACCGTGCTGTCCCTCGCCGCGCCCGCCTTCGCCCGGGACACCGCGGTGTCGACGCAGCTGGTCCTCGCCGGCACCCACGTGATCGCCGGCGCCGTGATCATCTCCATCCTGGCCGCGCGGCTCGCCGCGTCCACCCCGCGCCGGTAA
- a CDS encoding DUF6220 domain-containing protein yields MRKVFAGLAAFLLLVLVVQFFLAASGAFSSEANEEAFRPHRILGLGSILVAVVLTVAAAVMRMPGRIIGLSGLVAGLGILQALIAVIAKAFGDSAVGRYVFGLHAVNGLVMVAVARVILRSVRAAPDTTTTSGVDTTVTGPAADSARTAS; encoded by the coding sequence ATGCGCAAAGTGTTCGCCGGACTGGCAGCGTTCCTGCTGCTCGTGCTCGTGGTGCAGTTCTTCCTGGCCGCCAGCGGCGCGTTCAGCAGCGAGGCCAACGAGGAGGCGTTCCGCCCCCACCGGATCCTGGGCCTGGGGAGCATCCTCGTCGCCGTGGTGCTGACGGTGGCCGCCGCTGTGATGCGGATGCCCGGCCGGATCATCGGCCTGTCCGGCCTGGTCGCCGGGCTGGGAATCCTGCAGGCCCTGATCGCGGTCATCGCCAAGGCGTTCGGCGACTCGGCCGTCGGCCGGTACGTGTTCGGCCTGCACGCGGTCAACGGACTGGTGATGGTGGCCGTCGCCCGCGTCATCCTGCGCAGCGTCCGGGCGGCGCCGGACACGACCACCACGTCCGGCGTGGACACGACGGTCACCGGTCCGGCGGCCGACTCGGCGCGAACGGCGTCATGA
- a CDS encoding response regulator codes for MIRIMLLDDQPLLRSGFRALLDAEDDIEVVAEGGNGREGLALARQHLPDLALIDIQMPVMDGVETTRQIVADPALTGVRVVILTNYGLDEYVFHALRAGATGFLVKDIEPDDLLHAVRVAARGDALLAPSITRMLINRYVSEPLCADVTPGMEELTNREREAVALAARGLSNDEIADRMVISPLTAKTHVNRAMTKLQARDRAQLVVFAYESGLVSPGNR; via the coding sequence ATGATCAGGATCATGCTGCTCGACGACCAGCCGCTGCTGCGCAGCGGGTTCCGCGCGCTCCTCGACGCCGAGGACGACATCGAGGTGGTGGCCGAGGGCGGGAACGGCCGGGAGGGCCTGGCGCTGGCCCGGCAGCACCTGCCCGATCTCGCCCTGATCGACATCCAGATGCCGGTCATGGACGGCGTCGAGACGACCCGGCAGATCGTCGCGGACCCGGCGCTGACCGGGGTACGCGTCGTCATCCTCACCAACTACGGCCTCGACGAGTACGTCTTCCACGCGCTGCGCGCCGGCGCCACCGGCTTCCTGGTCAAGGACATCGAGCCGGACGACCTGCTGCACGCCGTGCGGGTCGCCGCGCGCGGTGACGCGCTGCTCGCGCCGTCGATCACCCGGATGCTGATCAACAGGTACGTGTCGGAGCCGCTCTGCGCGGACGTCACACCCGGCATGGAGGAGCTGACCAACCGGGAACGCGAGGCGGTCGCCCTGGCCGCCCGGGGCCTGTCCAACGACGAGATCGCCGATCGAATGGTGATCAGCCCGCTGACCGCGAAGACCCACGTCAACCGCGCCATGACCAAGCTGCAGGCCCGCGACCGCGCCCAGCTGGTGGTGTTCGCCTACGAGTCCGGTCTGGTGTCACCCGGCAATCGCTGA
- a CDS encoding anthranilate synthase family protein: protein MDGTESNVTGFQDLLSGLGGDGRAFALLHRPGAAGCAYVEVLTGEVCDVDTLGELPLPTEPANGARHDLLVAVPYRQVTERGFDCHDDGAPLLAMRVHEQFGLDRGQALAGLPERGVPVTDADFDLSDEDYAAIVKRVVGDEIGLGAGSNFVIRRTFTARLADYSIATELALFRRLLTGELGSYWTFLFHSGAGTFIGASPERHVSMIDGTVSMNPISGTYRHPPDGPAVSGLLEFLNDPKEANELYMVVDEELKMMARMCASGGQVHGPFLKEMARVTHSEYILTGRSDLDVRDVLRETLLAPTVTGSPIENAFRVITRHETTGRGYYGGVLALMGRDSAGSRTLDSAIMIRTAEIDDAGTLRLGVGATLVRDSKPESEVAETRAKAGAMRAALGLGVDPDGPDGGRTTAVRARSSLATDPRVRRALRERNTTLSRFWLDGAERRTPNPALTGRRVLVVDNEDTFMAMLDHQLRALGLRSSIARFDSRLRPEGYDLVIVGPGPGDPGDLTDPRMRTLRGLTHDLLAGTVPFLSICLGHQVLAAELGFPLARRAVPNQGVQKRIDLFGRPELVGFYNTYTARSAHDVVAGGRRGPIEISRSPDTGDVHALRGPGFRSVQFHLESVLTQHGPRILGDLLVSLLADGTAAAAAEAAGGRGTRP from the coding sequence ATGGACGGGACGGAATCGAACGTGACCGGATTCCAGGATCTGCTGTCCGGTCTCGGCGGCGACGGGCGCGCCTTCGCCCTGCTGCACCGGCCCGGCGCGGCCGGGTGCGCGTACGTGGAGGTTCTGACCGGCGAGGTGTGCGACGTGGACACCCTCGGCGAGCTGCCCCTGCCCACCGAGCCGGCGAACGGCGCGCGGCACGACCTGCTCGTGGCGGTGCCGTACCGGCAGGTCACCGAACGGGGGTTCGACTGCCACGACGACGGCGCGCCGCTGCTCGCGATGCGCGTCCACGAGCAGTTCGGGCTCGACCGCGGACAGGCGCTGGCGGGCCTGCCCGAACGCGGCGTGCCGGTGACCGACGCCGACTTCGACCTCAGCGACGAGGACTACGCGGCGATCGTCAAGCGGGTGGTGGGTGACGAGATCGGGCTGGGCGCCGGATCCAACTTCGTCATCCGGCGCACCTTCACCGCGCGGCTGGCCGACTACTCGATCGCCACGGAACTGGCGCTCTTCCGCCGGTTGCTGACCGGCGAACTGGGTTCCTACTGGACGTTTCTGTTCCACTCCGGCGCCGGCACGTTCATCGGCGCGTCACCGGAACGACACGTCAGCATGATCGACGGAACCGTCTCGATGAATCCCATCAGCGGGACCTACCGGCACCCCCCGGACGGCCCGGCCGTTTCCGGTCTGCTGGAATTCCTGAACGACCCGAAAGAGGCGAACGAACTCTACATGGTCGTCGACGAGGAACTGAAAATGATGGCGCGGATGTGCGCCTCCGGCGGCCAGGTGCACGGCCCGTTCCTCAAGGAAATGGCGCGGGTGACGCACTCCGAGTACATCCTGACCGGCCGCAGCGACCTGGACGTGCGCGACGTGCTGCGGGAGACGCTGCTCGCGCCGACGGTCACCGGCAGCCCGATCGAGAACGCGTTCCGGGTCATCACCCGCCACGAGACGACCGGCCGCGGCTACTACGGCGGCGTGCTCGCGTTGATGGGCCGTGACTCGGCCGGCAGCCGTACGCTCGACTCGGCCATCATGATCCGCACCGCCGAGATCGACGACGCGGGCACGCTCCGCCTGGGCGTCGGCGCCACCCTCGTGCGGGACTCCAAGCCGGAGTCGGAGGTGGCCGAGACGCGGGCCAAGGCGGGCGCCATGCGCGCGGCGCTCGGCCTCGGCGTCGACCCGGACGGCCCGGACGGCGGGCGGACGACGGCCGTGCGGGCGCGTTCGTCCCTGGCCACCGACCCCCGGGTACGGCGGGCGTTGCGCGAGCGCAACACCACACTGTCGAGGTTCTGGCTCGACGGCGCGGAGCGGCGAACCCCGAACCCGGCGCTGACCGGACGCCGCGTGCTCGTCGTCGACAACGAGGACACGTTCATGGCCATGCTCGACCACCAGTTGCGGGCCCTCGGGCTGCGGTCGAGTATCGCCCGGTTCGACAGCCGGCTGCGGCCGGAGGGATACGACCTCGTCATCGTCGGTCCCGGCCCCGGCGACCCGGGCGACCTGACCGACCCGCGTATGCGGACCCTGCGCGGGCTCACCCACGACCTGCTCGCCGGGACGGTGCCGTTCCTGTCCATCTGCCTGGGCCACCAGGTGCTCGCCGCCGAACTGGGGTTCCCCCTCGCCCGGCGCGCGGTGCCCAACCAGGGTGTGCAGAAGCGGATCGACCTGTTCGGACGGCCTGAACTCGTGGGGTTCTACAACACCTACACCGCCCGCTCCGCGCACGACGTGGTGGCCGGTGGCCGGCGGGGCCCGATCGAGATCAGCCGCAGCCCGGACACCGGGGACGTGCACGCCCTGCGCGGCCCGGGATTCCGGTCCGTCCAGTTCCACCTGGAGTCCGTCCTCACCCAGCACGGCCCACGGATCCTGGGCGACCTGCTGGTCTCCCTGCTCGCCGACGGCACGGCCGCCGCCGCGGCCGAGGCGGCGGGCGGGCGCGGGACCCGCCCGTGA
- a CDS encoding sensor histidine kinase: MTTGLSSVWARVKNWVVAVAVAAVLMISALAGDHPAPEGLGLLGFALVTASGLALAASRRAPVAVLVATGLCVVGYNAIGFGVPAIAYLFAVYAAVRAGHRLVTLGASAALLVVLPLAIMVSPADGALKEALAQSRGVLELAWLIAAAAAGEALRQAERRADEAERTREETARLRATQERLHIARELHDSLTHQISIIKVQAEVAVHLARKRGEQVPESLLAIQEAGRAATRELRATLETLRDLTKSPSHGLDHLPELLAGAEKIGLATTLTIEGDQRDVPEAVGRTAYRIVQESLTNTARHASAAAAAVRIDYRPDALSIRIDDDGTARPGAAPVPGVGLLGMHERVLALGGRLRAEPRTGGGFTVQAELPVVRVP; this comes from the coding sequence ATGACGACTGGACTGTCCAGTGTGTGGGCCCGGGTGAAGAACTGGGTCGTCGCGGTAGCTGTGGCGGCGGTGCTGATGATCAGCGCGCTGGCCGGTGACCACCCCGCCCCCGAGGGCCTCGGTCTGCTCGGCTTCGCGCTGGTGACGGCGAGCGGCCTGGCGCTGGCCGCCAGTCGTCGGGCCCCGGTCGCCGTGCTGGTCGCCACCGGGCTGTGCGTGGTGGGCTACAACGCGATCGGCTTCGGGGTGCCCGCCATCGCGTACCTGTTCGCGGTCTACGCGGCGGTCCGGGCCGGGCACCGGCTCGTCACGCTCGGGGCGAGCGCCGCCCTGCTCGTCGTGCTGCCGCTGGCGATCATGGTCTCGCCCGCGGACGGCGCCCTCAAGGAGGCGCTCGCGCAGTCGCGGGGCGTGCTGGAACTGGCCTGGCTGATCGCCGCGGCGGCGGCCGGCGAGGCGCTGCGGCAGGCCGAGCGGCGGGCGGACGAGGCGGAACGGACCCGCGAGGAGACCGCCCGGCTGCGCGCGACCCAGGAGCGGCTGCACATCGCACGGGAGCTGCACGACTCGCTCACCCACCAGATCTCGATCATCAAGGTGCAGGCGGAGGTGGCGGTCCACCTGGCCCGTAAGCGGGGCGAGCAGGTGCCGGAGTCGCTGCTGGCGATCCAGGAGGCCGGCCGGGCGGCGACCCGGGAGCTGCGCGCGACCCTGGAGACGCTGCGTGACCTGACCAAGTCCCCGTCGCACGGGCTCGACCACCTCCCGGAGCTGCTGGCCGGGGCCGAGAAGATCGGTCTGGCCACCACGCTGACCATCGAGGGCGACCAGCGGGACGTGCCGGAGGCGGTGGGCCGCACCGCGTACCGGATCGTGCAGGAGTCGCTCACCAACACCGCCCGGCACGCCTCCGCCGCGGCCGCCGCGGTCCGGATCGACTACCGCCCGGACGCGCTGAGCATCCGGATCGACGACGACGGTACGGCCCGGCCGGGCGCCGCCCCGGTGCCCGGCGTCGGGCTGCTGGGGATGCACGAGCGCGTCCTCGCGCTGGGCGGCCGGCTGCGGGCGGAACCCCGCACCGGCGGCGGCTTCACCGTCCAGGCCGAACTCCCGGTGGTGCGCGTCCCATGA
- a CDS encoding VOC family protein — MTADLHGLASVRYIVDDVSAAIEFYTTHLGFTVSTAFPPAFADVVRGPLRLLLSGPTSSGARVTPADAAGCGRNRIHLIVDDLDAERERLERAGVTLRSDVVAGPGGRQFLIADPAGNLVEVFEPAARG, encoded by the coding sequence ATGACCGCAGACCTGCACGGCCTGGCCAGCGTCCGCTACATCGTCGACGACGTGTCGGCGGCGATCGAGTTCTACACCACCCACCTGGGTTTCACGGTGTCGACCGCGTTCCCGCCGGCCTTCGCAGACGTGGTGCGCGGACCGCTGCGGCTCCTGCTGTCCGGGCCGACCAGCTCGGGCGCCCGGGTCACCCCGGCGGACGCGGCCGGGTGCGGGCGCAACCGTATCCACCTGATCGTCGACGACCTCGACGCCGAACGGGAGCGGCTGGAGCGCGCCGGGGTGACGTTGCGCAGCGACGTCGTGGCCGGGCCGGGCGGCCGTCAGTTCCTGATCGCCGACCCGGCGGGCAACCTGGTCGAGGTGTTCGAACCGGCAGCCCGCGGCTGA
- a CDS encoding DUF6223 family protein produces the protein MFIRRLLTAAAVGVLGGLALVAPAAAQVTAADGDGGSGRAGSVLALALALLGLVLGGWALRSAGRGGGRGNAIAALVLAVAGLIAGVVALAGSDGGVGSGNGRGGAIVAVVLALIGIAVGGLAFTRSRRAA, from the coding sequence ATGTTCATCCGTCGTTTGCTCACCGCCGCCGCAGTCGGCGTCCTCGGTGGGCTCGCACTCGTCGCACCGGCGGCCGCCCAGGTGACGGCCGCCGACGGTGACGGTGGTTCCGGCCGCGCCGGATCCGTGCTGGCGCTCGCGCTCGCGTTGCTCGGCCTCGTCCTGGGCGGGTGGGCGTTGCGCTCCGCGGGGCGCGGTGGCGGTCGTGGCAACGCGATCGCCGCGCTGGTGCTCGCGGTGGCCGGCCTGATCGCCGGCGTGGTCGCCCTGGCCGGCTCCGACGGTGGTGTCGGCAGCGGCAACGGCCGTGGCGGCGCCATCGTGGCCGTCGTGCTGGCGCTGATCGGGATCGCCGTCGGCGGCCTGGCATTCACCCGCTCCCGGCGCGCCGCCTGA
- a CDS encoding aromatic prenyltransferase, translated as MSGTPEVAELYSTIEESARQLDVPCSRDRVWPILSAYGDAFAHAEAVVAFRVATALRHAGELDCRFRTHPDDRDPYASALARGLTPRTDHPIGTLLSEVHRRCPVESHGIDFGVVGGFKKIYAAFAPDELQAATALAGIPAMPRSLAANADFFTRHGLDDRVGVLGFDYPARTVNVYFNDVPRECFEPETIRSTLRRTGMAEPSEQMLRLGAGAFGLYVTLGWDSPEIERICYAAATTDLTTLPVPVEPEIEKFVKSVPYGGGDRKFVYGVALTPKGEYYKLESHYKWKPGAVNFI; from the coding sequence ATGTCCGGAACTCCCGAGGTGGCCGAGCTCTACTCGACCATCGAGGAATCGGCCCGGCAGCTGGACGTGCCCTGTTCGCGCGACCGGGTCTGGCCCATCCTGTCCGCGTACGGCGACGCGTTCGCCCATGCCGAGGCGGTGGTCGCCTTCCGGGTGGCGACCGCGCTGCGTCACGCGGGCGAGCTGGACTGCCGGTTCCGGACGCATCCGGACGACCGGGACCCGTACGCCTCGGCGCTCGCCCGGGGCCTCACCCCGCGCACGGACCACCCCATCGGCACGCTGCTCTCCGAGGTCCACCGGCGCTGCCCGGTGGAGAGTCACGGCATCGACTTCGGGGTGGTCGGCGGCTTCAAGAAGATCTACGCGGCCTTCGCCCCGGACGAGCTTCAGGCGGCCACGGCGCTCGCCGGCATTCCGGCGATGCCCCGCAGCCTCGCCGCGAACGCCGACTTCTTCACCCGGCACGGCCTCGACGACCGGGTCGGCGTGCTGGGATTCGACTACCCGGCCCGGACCGTGAACGTCTACTTCAACGACGTGCCGCGTGAGTGCTTCGAGCCGGAGACCATCCGGTCGACGCTGCGGCGGACCGGGATGGCCGAGCCGAGCGAGCAGATGCTCCGGCTCGGCGCCGGGGCGTTCGGGCTCTACGTCACGCTGGGCTGGGACTCCCCGGAGATCGAGCGGATCTGCTATGCCGCGGCGACCACGGACCTGACCACGCTTCCGGTACCCGTGGAACCGGAGATCGAGAAGTTCGTGAAAAGCGTTCCGTACGGCGGCGGGGACCGGAAGTTCGTCTACGGCGTGGCGCTGACCCCCAAGGGCGAGTACTACAAACTCGAGTCGCACTACAAATGGAAGCCGGGCGCGGTGAACTTCATTTGA
- a CDS encoding multicopper oxidase family protein, whose translation MSTLQWILVDHVVALLGVATWFATGVTAALGRHRIALALLGAAVLVTVARLGTVALLADRGWWFVQEKVLLGLPMLGAAGLVAVLLAGPRLLAARQSPAAGLPAGALVAVLTAGFAALAGLVVTFTAGYPLTWSTALIAVALVCAAALLTARVVGRPAAPAAEAGSPEHTPAAAGPTALSRRRFLGVAGGVVAAGAGATGVGLLFRDPEAMVTGGGPGHAGGTRPQVSVADLRGPGAPAARGTARRHVLTARTGTVTIPSGRAIDAWSYEGRLPGPAITATEGDLIEVTLRNADIEDGVTVHWHGYDVPCGEDGAPGATQHAVQPGGEFVYRFQADQVGTYWYHTHQASHPAVRKGLYGTLVVTPREDRPEAERGLDLTLPVHTFDDVVILGDQEGRAVHDVRPGQPVRLRLINTDSNPHWFAVVGSSFRVVAVDGRDLNQPGEVREVGLRLPAGGRYDLVLAMPEAKVTLLLDNDSDQGILLRPPGVGGGDRPLPDTADWPEFDLLDYGEPAAVPFDADDADRHFTIVLDRALAMVDGKPAYAQTVDGRAHPSVPDQLVREGDVVRFTVVNRSLETHPWHLHGHPVLILSRDGRRYSGSPLWMDTFDVRPGEVWEVAFRADNPGVWMNHCHNLPHQEQGMMLRLVYDGVTTPFASTSHAH comes from the coding sequence ATGAGCACGCTCCAATGGATCCTCGTGGACCACGTCGTGGCGCTGCTCGGTGTCGCGACGTGGTTCGCAACCGGTGTCACGGCAGCTCTCGGCCGCCACCGGATCGCGTTGGCCCTCCTCGGCGCCGCGGTGCTGGTGACCGTCGCCCGCCTGGGCACCGTGGCGCTGCTGGCCGACCGCGGCTGGTGGTTCGTCCAGGAGAAGGTTCTGCTGGGGCTGCCGATGCTCGGCGCCGCGGGGCTCGTCGCGGTGCTCCTGGCCGGCCCGCGCCTGCTCGCGGCCCGGCAGTCACCGGCGGCGGGCCTGCCGGCCGGCGCGCTGGTCGCGGTGCTGACCGCCGGCTTCGCCGCGCTGGCCGGCCTGGTGGTGACGTTCACCGCCGGGTACCCGCTGACGTGGAGCACCGCGCTGATCGCCGTCGCCCTCGTCTGCGCCGCCGCGCTGCTCACCGCGCGGGTGGTCGGACGACCCGCCGCGCCGGCCGCGGAGGCCGGCTCCCCGGAGCACACGCCGGCGGCGGCCGGGCCCACGGCGCTGTCCCGCCGCCGGTTCCTCGGCGTGGCCGGGGGAGTGGTCGCGGCGGGCGCCGGCGCCACCGGCGTCGGCCTGCTCTTCCGCGACCCCGAGGCGATGGTCACCGGAGGCGGCCCCGGACACGCCGGCGGCACCCGCCCGCAGGTCTCCGTGGCGGACCTGCGCGGCCCCGGCGCTCCGGCGGCGCGCGGCACGGCGCGACGCCACGTGCTCACCGCCCGGACGGGCACCGTCACAATTCCGTCCGGACGTGCTATCGATGCCTGGAGCTACGAGGGCCGGCTGCCCGGGCCGGCCATCACCGCGACCGAGGGCGACCTGATCGAGGTGACGCTCCGCAACGCCGACATCGAGGACGGCGTCACCGTGCACTGGCACGGGTACGACGTGCCGTGCGGCGAGGACGGCGCGCCGGGCGCCACGCAGCACGCCGTGCAGCCCGGCGGCGAGTTCGTCTACCGGTTCCAGGCCGACCAGGTGGGGACGTACTGGTACCACACCCACCAGGCGTCGCACCCCGCCGTGCGCAAGGGGCTGTACGGGACGCTCGTCGTGACGCCGCGCGAGGACCGGCCGGAAGCGGAGCGCGGGCTGGACCTGACGCTGCCGGTGCACACGTTCGACGACGTCGTGATCCTCGGCGACCAGGAGGGACGCGCCGTCCACGACGTCCGCCCCGGCCAGCCGGTGCGACTGCGTCTGATCAACACCGACTCCAACCCGCACTGGTTCGCCGTCGTCGGCTCGTCCTTCCGGGTGGTGGCGGTCGACGGCCGCGACCTCAACCAGCCGGGCGAGGTACGCGAGGTCGGGCTCCGCCTGCCCGCCGGAGGCCGGTACGACCTGGTCCTGGCCATGCCGGAGGCCAAGGTCACGCTGCTGCTCGACAACGACTCCGACCAGGGCATCCTGCTGCGACCGCCGGGCGTCGGCGGCGGTGACCGCCCGCTGCCGGACACCGCCGACTGGCCCGAGTTCGACCTGCTGGACTACGGCGAGCCGGCGGCCGTGCCGTTCGACGCCGACGACGCCGACCGCCACTTCACCATCGTCCTCGACCGGGCCCTGGCCATGGTCGACGGAAAGCCCGCCTACGCCCAGACCGTCGACGGTCGCGCACACCCCTCGGTCCCCGACCAGCTCGTCCGGGAGGGGGACGTCGTGCGCTTCACGGTGGTCAACCGGAGCCTGGAAACCCACCCGTGGCACCTGCACGGCCATCCGGTGCTGATCCTGTCCCGCGACGGCCGGCGCTACTCCGGCAGCCCGCTGTGGATGGACACCTTCGACGTGCGGCCGGGAGAGGTGTGGGAGGTGGCGTTCCGGGCGGACAATCCGGGTGTCTGGATGAACCACTGCCACAACCTGCCGCACCAGGAGCAGGGCATGATGCTGCGGCTCGTCTACGACGGTGTCACCACGCCCTTCGCCAGCACGAGCCACGCACACTGA
- a CDS encoding aspartate kinase: MKTTVDVLVQKYGGTSLQTLDRVRHAALRIAEARRRGSAVTVVVSARGSRTDDLLRLAADVGAAGPSRELDQLLAVGESESAALMALALTGLGVPAVSLTGHQAEIHTTDRHGDALISRIGGARVEAALGRGEVAVVTGFQGIDRAGDVATLGRGGSDTTAVALAARLRASACEIYTDVDGVFSADPRILPAARCLPWVEPGVMAEMAFAGARVLHTRCIELAAMEGVEVRVRNASSQAPGTIVVDRPDDRPLETRRAVVAVTHDTDVVRVLVHCRDGRRDMAPDVFEVLAAQGAVADLVARSGPYESEFRMGFTIRRSQAEAVRTALHDLTASFDGGVHFDENVGKVSVVGMGLLSRPEHTARLMASLAAAGISTSWISTSQMRLSVIVSRDRTVDAVEALHRAFRLDRPEPADATPLTSRRSATA; encoded by the coding sequence GTGAAGACGACTGTGGACGTGCTGGTCCAGAAATACGGGGGCACCTCGTTGCAGACCCTCGACCGCGTTCGGCACGCCGCGCTGCGGATCGCGGAGGCGCGGCGGCGGGGCTCCGCCGTGACAGTGGTCGTGTCGGCGCGCGGCAGCCGGACCGACGACCTGCTGCGGCTGGCGGCCGACGTCGGCGCCGCGGGCCCGTCCCGGGAACTCGACCAGTTGCTCGCAGTCGGCGAGTCCGAGTCGGCGGCGTTGATGGCGCTGGCGTTGACCGGGCTGGGAGTGCCGGCCGTCTCGCTGACCGGGCACCAGGCGGAGATCCACACCACCGACCGGCACGGCGACGCGCTGATCTCACGGATCGGGGGCGCGCGGGTGGAGGCGGCGCTGGGCCGTGGCGAGGTCGCCGTGGTCACCGGATTCCAGGGAATCGACCGGGCCGGTGACGTCGCCACGCTGGGGCGCGGCGGCTCCGACACGACAGCGGTGGCGCTCGCGGCCCGGCTCCGCGCGTCGGCGTGCGAGATCTACACCGACGTGGACGGCGTCTTCAGCGCCGACCCCCGCATCCTTCCGGCGGCGCGTTGCCTGCCGTGGGTGGAGCCCGGCGTCATGGCGGAGATGGCGTTCGCCGGCGCGCGGGTCCTGCACACCCGATGCATCGAGCTGGCCGCCATGGAAGGGGTCGAAGTGCGCGTGCGCAACGCGTCGTCGCAGGCGCCCGGAACGATAGTCGTGGACCGGCCGGACGACCGGCCGCTGGAGACCCGGCGGGCCGTGGTGGCGGTCACCCACGACACCGATGTCGTCCGCGTGCTGGTGCACTGCCGCGACGGCCGCCGGGACATGGCACCCGACGTGTTCGAGGTGCTGGCCGCCCAGGGGGCGGTGGCGGACCTGGTGGCCCGGTCCGGACCCTACGAGAGCGAGTTCCGGATGGGGTTCACCATCCGCCGCAGCCAGGCCGAAGCGGTGCGGACCGCGCTGCACGACCTCACCGCGTCCTTCGACGGCGGGGTCCACTTCGACGAGAACGTCGGCAAGGTGTCGGTGGTCGGCATGGGCCTGCTCAGCCGCCCCGAGCACACGGCCCGGCTGATGGCTTCGCTGGCCGCGGCGGGGATCTCGACGAGCTGGATCTCCACCTCCCAGATGCGGCTGTCGGTGATCGTGTCGCGGGACCGCACCGTCGACGCCGTCGAAGCCCTGCACCGCGCGTTCCGCCTCGACCGGCCCGAGCCGGCGGACGCCACGCCCCTGACCTCCCGCCGTTCCGCCACCGCCTGA